The genomic DNA TTCGGATTGAATGTTTACATTGAATATCGGAATTGAATGTTTGAATCGAATAAGAATGTCCAAAATGAAAGTGTTATTAATATATTTGAATACCCAAGATGAAAGTTTCGTTAAAGGATGTGAAGGTTGAATTAAAAACCCGCTTATTTGAAGTTAATATTCAAATGTTACTAGAGGGTTTGATGTTTATAATTAAATGTTAAACCTGATTCATTGAAAGTTTTAACTGACTATTTGTGCGTTTGGAGCGCATGATTAAGTGTTCTAATGGATTTCTAAAGGCTTATATGAATGTTTAAATCACAATTTGAAAGTTTACAGTTAATATTGCAAAATACCCAATATCCCAACACCACAATCTgtatataaaagttaaaattttaggAGGAAACTGGCTGAATAAAAACGTACCCTTAAACAACACACCAAAATGGAATTAAAAGTCATTTCTGAATAAACTACTTAAACGCCAGTTGGCCCAGTCAGATCCTTCTTCCTTTCTGAGGAAGCCTAATTGCATTTTGGCATGATGCACTTTCCATGTGCATCACGAGCAAAGATTGGGCAGGTATCTGGAGGGAATGGCCAAGGTCCAGCCTTCTTCTCAGCCTCCCTGGAGATTTCATGAACCCTCTTCATCAGCTTCTCGAATGCAGCTCGACCCTTAGGAGTGGCTGTCTTATCTCGCATTTCGGCCAATTTGCCCACGTACTCACCCATAGTTTTCAGGTTCTTGAATGGACATCCGTCTTTGAAACCAGGGCAGTTTCCGGTAATTCCTTTCGTTTCATCAACAAGAGATTTATATGGGCACACATCTTTGCCAAAAGTTGGGCATTTCTTGACGATCTCCTCAACCGTCAAAGAATATGGACACCGCAGGTTTAAGTGTAAAGTTAAACTAGAAACGAAAATATTTACCGGGAACTGTACACAACAGCTCAAATAAATCAGTCGTGAGCTAATCACATTTTCTTCACTTCAGGTAATAGATTCTTTAGAATGATTCATGTTTCGAGATTTGCTCTGAAAGTGGGAAAAACACCAGACAGTGACAATCGTTTGGCATTAATTAAAAAACTggggaaagaaaacaaattcccGCACCTGAGCTATACGTTAGAACGCTCTTTATCGATGGTTTTCATTTTATAGTTTCACTCTGAAACCGAAATTACTTACCACAGTGTATGCAGGTTTCAAAATCTCCTTTCCTGCAATGTCTTTAGCAAAGGGGCAGCCACCCTTGAAGGAGCTTTGAGGGGAGACAGTTCCATATTCTACgtgtttttcctttgtaaaaaaGTGGACATCCTTCAAAAACTCGATCCATTGAGCTTCACTTTTGGACTGGTCACGCATCTGACCCATCATGTCTTGAAGCTCACCCACAGTCTTGCATTGTTTGAAGGGGCAGCCATTGTTGAAAGGAGGGCATGTGGCACAGACgcctttcttttcttgagcaaGCTTGGTATATGGGCAGCCACCACCGAAAAATGCCAATATAGTTGTGAGGTTAGCAAGAAAACGATTTACTTAAAGCACTTACAAAAT from Pocillopora verrucosa isolate sample1 chromosome 10, ASM3666991v2, whole genome shotgun sequence includes the following:
- the LOC131781056 gene encoding uncharacterized protein, with protein sequence MLSNANDAKLYHQVVRPKINRFLANLTTILAFFGGGCPYTKLAQEKKGVCATCPPFNNGCPFKQCKTVGELQDMMGQMRDQSKSEAQWIEFLKDVHFFTKEKHVEYGTVSPQSSFKGGCPFAKDIAGKEILKPAYTVVPYSLTVEEIVKKCPTFGKDVCPYKSLVDETKGITGNCPGFKDGCPFKNLKTMGEYVGKLAEMRDKTATPKGRAAFEKLMKRVHEISREAEKKAGPWPFPPDTCPIFARDAHGKCIMPKCN